A genome region from Streptomyces sp. S4.7 includes the following:
- a CDS encoding ThuA domain-containing protein, with product MPRRRHRSRSLLALVAGALIAGTISAVPAAAHPDDPHPTDDNFQQVALAKGADEVGEPMSLAVLPDRQVLHTSRDGTLRITDAAGDTKVAGKLDVYTHDEEGLQGVGIDPDFAQNRAVYLYYSPVLDTPAGDAPETGTAADFAPFDGYNRLSRFTLKEDGTLDEASEKKVLDIETNRGLCCHVGGDIAFDADGNLYLSTGDDTNPFASDGYTPIDERSNRNPAFDARRTSGNTNDLRGKVLRIKVADDGSYTIPEGNLFAPGTAKTRPEIYGMGFRNPFRINVDQKTGIVYVGEYGPDAGAASENRGPAGQVEFARMTEAGNFGWPYCTGDNDAYRDYDFATGTSGPAFDCAAPKNDSPHNTGLTDLPPSQAAWIPYNGNSVPEFGDGSESPMGGPVYNFDPDLESAAKFPEEYDGDFFAGEFGREWIKRIEKDADGTVNSIHDFPWTGTQVMDMEFGPDGALYVLDYGRAWFGGDENSAVYRIENIADGRAPVAVATSNKTSGTAPLRANFSSAGTVDPDGDEITYAWDFGDGQTSTEPNPSHVYKKNGTYTATLTATDPKGHTGNSAVKVVVGNTAPKVKLTVPADGALFKFGDKLPFKVTVTDPEDGPIDCSKVTVNYILGHDSHGHPITSAKGCEGTITAPADGEHDPNADIFGVIDAEYTDGGGGGQAALTTHDQVQLQPRHRQAEHFSHASGIQTYDKASANGGKTVGDINNDDWISFTPYNLTGSKTLTARVSSGGAGGFLEVRTGSATGKLLGSAPIPVTGSWDTFQDIDVPLRSVPKATTELFLVFKGGEGALYDLDDFEISDQAAGKTEKRVLVFSKTAGFRHDAIPDGIAALKELGKTSNITIDSTETAAQFTTNNLARYDAVVFLSTTGDVLGPEQQKAFEYYISTGGAYMGVHAASDTEYDWAYYGKLVGAYFSGHPQIQEATVRVEDHDHPSTGHLDDEWQRTDEWYNYRDNPRSNVKVLATLDETTYQGGTMKGDHPIAWCQTFEGGRSFYTGGGHTKASYAEPAFREHLLGGLRYAAGQVKADCKPNTGYRDIFNGKTLEGWKQAGPGKFNIGGGELHTEGGMGMLWYQAKELGSYSLKMEWKMDGDDNSGVFIGFPASDDPWSAVNNGYEIQIDATDAADRTTGAIYTFKSANIKARDQVLRPPGQWNNYEIKVQGERVQVILNGVKINDFTNKDPARSLKDGHIGIQNHGADDQVAFRNIQLKELAS from the coding sequence GTGCCCAGAAGACGTCATAGATCCAGATCCCTCCTCGCACTCGTGGCCGGCGCACTTATCGCCGGCACCATCTCCGCCGTCCCCGCCGCCGCGCACCCGGACGATCCCCACCCGACGGACGACAACTTCCAGCAGGTCGCCCTCGCCAAGGGAGCCGACGAGGTCGGCGAGCCGATGTCGCTCGCCGTCCTGCCGGACCGCCAGGTCCTGCACACCTCGCGCGACGGCACGCTCCGCATCACCGACGCGGCGGGCGACACCAAGGTCGCGGGCAAGCTCGACGTGTACACGCACGACGAGGAAGGCCTCCAAGGCGTCGGTATCGACCCCGACTTCGCCCAGAACCGCGCGGTCTACCTCTACTACTCCCCGGTGCTCGACACCCCCGCCGGTGACGCACCCGAGACGGGCACGGCTGCCGACTTCGCCCCCTTCGACGGGTACAACCGGCTCTCGCGCTTCACGCTGAAGGAGGACGGCACCCTCGACGAGGCCAGCGAGAAGAAGGTCCTCGACATCGAGACCAACCGCGGCCTGTGCTGTCACGTCGGCGGCGACATCGCCTTCGACGCGGACGGCAACCTCTACCTGTCGACGGGTGACGACACCAACCCCTTCGCCTCCGACGGCTACACGCCGATCGACGAACGCTCCAACCGCAACCCGGCCTTCGACGCCCGGCGCACCTCCGGCAACACCAACGACCTGCGCGGCAAGGTCCTGCGGATCAAGGTCGCCGACGACGGTTCGTACACCATCCCCGAGGGCAACCTCTTCGCCCCCGGCACCGCCAAGACGCGCCCCGAGATCTACGGCATGGGTTTCCGCAACCCCTTCCGGATCAACGTCGACCAGAAGACCGGCATCGTATACGTCGGTGAGTACGGCCCCGACGCGGGCGCCGCGTCCGAGAACCGCGGCCCCGCCGGCCAGGTCGAGTTCGCCCGCATGACGGAGGCCGGCAACTTCGGCTGGCCCTACTGCACCGGCGACAACGACGCCTACCGCGACTACGACTTCGCGACCGGCACCTCCGGCCCCGCGTTCGACTGCGCCGCGCCGAAGAACGACTCGCCGCACAACACGGGTCTCACCGACCTGCCGCCCTCCCAGGCCGCCTGGATCCCCTACAACGGGAACAGCGTGCCGGAGTTCGGGGACGGCTCCGAGTCCCCGATGGGCGGCCCGGTCTACAACTTCGACCCGGACCTGGAGTCCGCGGCGAAGTTCCCCGAGGAGTACGACGGGGACTTCTTCGCCGGCGAGTTCGGCCGCGAGTGGATCAAGCGCATCGAGAAGGACGCGGACGGCACCGTCAACAGCATCCACGACTTCCCGTGGACCGGCACCCAGGTCATGGACATGGAGTTCGGCCCCGACGGCGCGCTCTACGTCCTCGACTACGGCCGCGCCTGGTTCGGCGGCGACGAGAACTCGGCCGTCTACCGGATCGAGAACATAGCCGACGGCAGGGCCCCGGTAGCCGTGGCCACCTCCAACAAGACGTCGGGAACGGCTCCGCTGCGGGCGAACTTCTCCTCCGCGGGCACCGTGGACCCGGACGGCGACGAGATCACCTACGCCTGGGACTTCGGCGACGGGCAGACGTCCACCGAGCCCAACCCCAGCCACGTGTACAAGAAGAACGGCACCTACACCGCGACGCTGACCGCCACCGACCCCAAGGGCCACACCGGCAACTCGGCCGTCAAGGTCGTGGTCGGCAACACCGCGCCCAAGGTGAAGCTCACCGTGCCCGCCGACGGCGCCCTCTTCAAGTTCGGCGACAAGCTGCCCTTCAAGGTCACGGTCACCGATCCTGAAGACGGTCCGATCGACTGCTCCAAGGTCACCGTCAACTACATCCTGGGCCACGACAGCCACGGCCACCCGATCACCTCGGCCAAGGGCTGTGAAGGCACCATCACCGCACCGGCGGACGGCGAGCACGACCCCAACGCCGACATATTCGGAGTCATCGACGCCGAGTACACCGACGGCGGAGGCGGCGGCCAGGCCGCGCTGACCACGCACGACCAGGTCCAGCTCCAGCCCCGCCACCGCCAGGCCGAACACTTCTCCCACGCGTCGGGCATCCAGACGTACGACAAGGCGTCGGCCAACGGCGGCAAGACCGTCGGAGACATCAACAACGACGACTGGATCTCCTTCACGCCGTACAACCTGACCGGGTCCAAGACCCTCACCGCCCGGGTGTCCTCCGGCGGCGCGGGCGGATTCCTCGAGGTGCGTACGGGCTCCGCCACCGGCAAGCTCCTCGGCTCCGCGCCGATCCCGGTGACCGGCAGCTGGGACACCTTCCAGGACATCGACGTACCACTGCGCTCGGTGCCCAAGGCCACCACGGAGCTGTTCCTCGTCTTCAAGGGCGGTGAGGGCGCGCTCTACGACCTCGACGACTTCGAGATCAGCGACCAGGCCGCCGGCAAGACCGAGAAGCGGGTCCTCGTCTTCTCCAAGACCGCCGGGTTCCGGCACGACGCCATCCCGGACGGGATCGCGGCCCTCAAGGAACTGGGCAAGACCAGCAACATCACCATCGACTCCACCGAGACCGCGGCGCAGTTCACCACCAACAACCTCGCCCGGTACGACGCGGTGGTCTTCCTCTCCACCACCGGTGACGTCCTGGGCCCCGAGCAGCAGAAGGCCTTCGAGTACTACATCTCCACCGGCGGCGCCTACATGGGCGTGCACGCCGCGTCGGACACCGAGTACGACTGGGCCTACTACGGCAAGCTGGTCGGTGCCTACTTCTCCGGGCACCCGCAGATCCAGGAAGCCACCGTGCGGGTCGAGGACCACGACCACCCCTCCACCGGACACCTGGACGACGAGTGGCAGCGCACGGACGAGTGGTACAACTACCGTGACAACCCCCGCTCGAACGTGAAGGTCCTCGCCACCCTCGACGAGACCACCTACCAGGGCGGCACGATGAAGGGCGACCACCCGATCGCCTGGTGCCAGACGTTCGAAGGCGGCCGGTCCTTCTACACCGGTGGCGGCCACACCAAGGCGTCGTACGCCGAACCGGCGTTCCGTGAGCACCTGCTCGGCGGTCTGCGGTACGCGGCCGGCCAGGTCAAGGCCGACTGCAAGCCCAACACCGGCTACCGGGACATCTTCAACGGCAAGACCCTGGAAGGCTGGAAGCAGGCGGGCCCGGGCAAGTTCAACATCGGTGGCGGCGAGCTGCACACCGAGGGCGGCATGGGCATGCTCTGGTACCAGGCCAAGGAGCTCGGCTCGTACTCGCTGAAGATGGAGTGGAAGATGGACGGGGACGACAACTCCGGTGTCTTCATCGGCTTCCCGGCCTCCGACGACCCCTGGTCGGCCGTCAACAACGGCTACGAGATCCAGATCGACGCCACGGACGCGGCCGACCGCACCACCGGCGCGATCTACACCTTCAAGTCGGCCAACATCAAGGCCAGGGACCAGGTTCTGCGGCCTCCGGGCCAGTGGAACAACTACGAGATCAAGGTGCAGGGTGAGCGGGTCCAGGTCATCCTCAACGGAGTCAAGATCAACGACTTCACCAACAAGGACCCGGCACGCAGCCTGAAGGACGGCCACATCGGCATCCAGAACCACGGTGCCGACGATCAGGTCGCGTTCCGCAACATCCAACTGAAGGAACTGGCCTCCTAG
- a CDS encoding ThuA domain-containing protein, translated as MHSQRRPRGRSLLALLTGALLAGSTLSAVPANAADPGKQAAAPTFQQVTLAKGAEEAGEPMTLAVLPDRQVLHTSRDGTLRITDEGGTTKVSGTLDVYSHDEEGLQGVGVDPGFAQNRAIYLYYAPKLDTPSGDAPETGTAADFAPFDGVNRLSRFTLNEDGTLDEASEKKVLDVPASRGTCCHVGGDIAFDADGNLYLSTGDDTNPFASDGYTPIDDRSNRNPAFDARRSSGNTNDLRGKVLRIKVADDGSYTVPDGNLFAPGTEKTKPEIYAMGFRNPFRISVDKETGIVYVGDYGPDAGAADPDRGPAGQVEFARVTEAGNFGWPYCTGDNEPFKDYDFGTGESGAAFDCAAPKNDSPHNTGLTELPPSQAAWIPYDGNSVPEFGDGSESPMGGPVYNYDADLDSPVKFPEEYDGNFFAGEFGRKWIKRIDQGADGTVNTINDFPWSGTQVMDQEFGPDGALYVLDYGTGYFGGDENSALYRIENATEGYSPVPVAKADKTSGTGPLEVAFSSEGTEDADGDELTYAWDFGDGGTSTEPNPTHTFEENGTYAATVTAKDPGGLTGTASVQVVVGNTAPEVKLELPAPGTLFSFGDELPFEVTVTDPEDGEDIDCSKVTVRYILGHDSHGHPITSKTGCEGTITAPADAEHDPNANIFGVIDAEYTDGGGGGQASLTGHGQSEIQPRHRQAEHANDSSGTTVTDREGAGGGKTVGGISNGDWISFEPYHLAGAAELTARVSSGGAGGTLEVRAGAADGEVLGSAEVPVTGGWTTFEDVEVALTGAPAETTDLVLTFKGGDGDLFEVDDFEITGEAPAAAGERVLVFSKTAGFRHDSIEAGTEALKELGESTEITVESTEDAGTFTADNLADYDAVAFLSTTGDVLNAEQQTAFEEYVAGGGGYLGIHAAADTEYEWEFYGGLVGAYFDSHPAIQPATLKVEDHEHPATAHLEDTWDRTDEWYNYRTNPREQARVLASLDESSYEGGNMSGDHPIAWCQTYEGGRSFYTGGGHTKESYAEPAFRDHLLGGLKYATGQVEADCTPAGGTDPDPGYTDIFDGRTLDGWKQAGPGQFDIVDGELRSQGGMGLLWYEAKELSSYSLKLDWKMEGDDNSGVFVGFPASDDVNSAVINGYEVQIDATDADDRTTGSVYGFQAADIEARDKALKPPGEWNSYELRVDGERLQVFLNGVEINDFTNTDPVRSLKDGHIGLQNHGADDQVSFRNIQLKEGPA; from the coding sequence GTGCACAGTCAACGACGTCCCAGAGGCCGCTCCCTTCTCGCACTGCTGACCGGCGCCCTGCTCGCGGGGTCGACCCTCAGCGCCGTGCCGGCCAACGCCGCCGACCCCGGAAAACAGGCCGCCGCCCCCACGTTTCAGCAGGTGACCCTGGCCAAGGGCGCCGAAGAAGCCGGTGAGCCCATGACTTTGGCGGTGCTTCCCGACCGCCAGGTCCTGCACACCTCGCGCGACGGCACACTGCGTATCACCGACGAGGGCGGCACCACCAAGGTGTCCGGCACCCTCGATGTCTACAGCCACGACGAGGAAGGACTCCAAGGAGTCGGCGTCGACCCCGGCTTCGCCCAGAACCGGGCCATCTACCTCTACTACGCGCCCAAACTCGACACCCCCTCCGGCGACGCGCCCGAAACGGGTACCGCCGCCGACTTCGCCCCCTTCGACGGGGTCAACCGGCTCTCGCGCTTCACGCTGAACGAGGACGGCACCCTCGACGAGGCGAGCGAGAAGAAGGTCCTCGACGTGCCCGCCTCACGCGGCACCTGCTGCCACGTCGGCGGTGACATCGCCTTCGACGCGGACGGCAACCTCTACCTGTCGACGGGTGACGACACCAACCCCTTCGCCTCCGACGGCTACACGCCGATCGACGACCGCTCGAACCGCAACCCCGCGTTCGACGCCCGGCGTTCCTCCGGCAACACCAACGACCTGCGCGGCAAGGTCCTGCGGATCAAGGTCGCCGACGACGGCTCGTACACCGTGCCGGACGGCAACCTGTTCGCCCCCGGCACGGAGAAGACGAAGCCCGAGATCTACGCCATGGGCTTCCGCAACCCGTTCCGGATCTCCGTCGACAAGGAGACGGGCATCGTCTACGTGGGTGACTACGGTCCCGACGCGGGCGCGGCCGACCCGGACCGCGGTCCGGCCGGACAGGTCGAGTTCGCACGTGTCACCGAGGCGGGCAACTTCGGCTGGCCGTACTGCACGGGCGACAACGAGCCCTTCAAGGACTACGACTTCGGCACCGGCGAGTCCGGTGCGGCCTTCGACTGCGCGGCGCCCAAGAACGACTCGCCGCACAACACCGGCCTCACCGAACTGCCGCCGTCCCAGGCCGCCTGGATCCCCTACGACGGGAACAGCGTGCCGGAGTTCGGCGACGGCTCCGAGTCCCCGATGGGCGGTCCCGTCTACAACTACGACGCGGACCTCGACTCCCCGGTCAAGTTCCCCGAGGAGTACGACGGGAACTTCTTCGCCGGTGAGTTCGGCCGCAAGTGGATCAAGCGCATCGACCAGGGCGCCGACGGCACGGTCAATACGATCAACGACTTCCCGTGGTCCGGCACCCAGGTCATGGACCAGGAGTTCGGTCCCGACGGCGCGCTCTACGTCCTCGACTACGGCACCGGCTACTTCGGCGGCGACGAGAACTCGGCGCTCTACCGCATCGAGAACGCCACCGAGGGCTACTCGCCGGTCCCCGTCGCCAAGGCGGACAAGACGTCCGGCACCGGACCGCTGGAGGTGGCCTTCTCCTCGGAGGGCACCGAGGACGCGGACGGTGACGAGCTGACGTACGCCTGGGACTTCGGCGACGGCGGGACCTCCACCGAGCCGAACCCGACCCACACCTTCGAGGAGAACGGCACCTACGCGGCGACCGTCACCGCGAAGGACCCCGGAGGGCTCACCGGCACCGCTTCCGTCCAGGTCGTCGTCGGCAACACCGCACCCGAGGTGAAGCTCGAACTGCCCGCGCCGGGCACGCTGTTCAGCTTCGGTGACGAGCTGCCGTTCGAGGTCACCGTGACCGACCCCGAAGACGGAGAGGACATCGACTGCTCCAAGGTCACCGTCCGCTACATCCTCGGCCACGACAGCCACGGTCACCCGATCACCTCGAAGACCGGCTGCGAGGGCACCATCACGGCGCCCGCCGACGCCGAACACGATCCCAACGCCAATATCTTCGGAGTGATCGACGCCGAGTACACCGACGGCGGAGGCGGCGGCCAGGCCTCGCTCACCGGTCACGGCCAGTCCGAGATCCAGCCGAGGCACCGTCAGGCGGAGCACGCCAACGACTCGTCCGGCACCACCGTGACGGACCGTGAGGGAGCAGGCGGCGGCAAGACCGTCGGCGGTATCTCGAACGGCGACTGGATCTCCTTCGAGCCCTACCACCTGGCGGGGGCCGCCGAGCTCACCGCGCGCGTCTCCTCCGGCGGCGCCGGAGGCACCCTCGAAGTGCGGGCGGGCGCGGCCGACGGCGAGGTCCTCGGCTCGGCCGAGGTGCCCGTCACCGGCGGCTGGACCACGTTCGAGGACGTCGAGGTGGCCCTGACCGGAGCCCCGGCGGAGACGACCGATCTCGTCCTGACCTTCAAGGGCGGCGACGGCGACCTCTTCGAGGTGGACGACTTCGAGATCACCGGGGAGGCGCCCGCCGCGGCCGGCGAGCGTGTCCTGGTCTTCTCCAAGACGGCGGGCTTCCGCCACGACTCCATCGAGGCCGGCACCGAGGCCCTGAAGGAGCTGGGGGAGTCCACCGAGATCACGGTCGAGTCCACGGAGGACGCGGGCACGTTCACCGCGGACAATCTCGCGGACTACGACGCGGTGGCGTTCCTCTCCACCACCGGTGACGTGCTGAACGCCGAGCAGCAGACGGCGTTCGAGGAGTACGTGGCCGGGGGAGGCGGCTATCTGGGAATCCACGCCGCCGCCGACACCGAGTACGAGTGGGAGTTCTACGGCGGTCTGGTGGGGGCCTACTTCGACTCCCACCCGGCGATCCAGCCCGCCACCCTGAAGGTCGAGGACCACGAGCACCCGGCCACGGCCCATCTGGAGGACACCTGGGACCGTACGGACGAGTGGTACAACTACCGCACCAACCCCCGTGAGCAGGCCCGCGTACTCGCCTCGCTGGACGAGTCGAGCTACGAGGGCGGCAACATGTCGGGCGACCACCCGATCGCCTGGTGCCAGACCTACGAGGGTGGCCGGTCCTTCTACACCGGCGGCGGCCACACCAAGGAGTCGTACGCCGAACCGGCCTTCCGTGACCATCTGCTCGGCGGACTGAAGTACGCCACCGGCCAGGTCGAGGCAGACTGCACGCCGGCGGGCGGCACCGACCCGGACCCCGGGTACACGGACATCTTCGACGGCAGGACCCTGGACGGCTGGAAGCAGGCCGGACCGGGCCAGTTCGACATCGTCGACGGTGAACTGCGTTCCCAGGGTGGCATGGGCCTGCTCTGGTACGAGGCCAAGGAACTCTCCTCGTACTCGCTCAAGCTCGACTGGAAGATGGAGGGCGACGACAACTCCGGTGTCTTCGTGGGCTTCCCGGCCTCCGACGACGTCAACTCGGCCGTGATCAACGGCTACGAGGTCCAGATCGACGCCACCGACGCCGACGACCGCACCACGGGATCGGTGTACGGGTTCCAGGCCGCCGACATCGAGGCGAGGGACAAGGCCCTCAAGCCGCCGGGTGAGTGGAACAGCTACGAACTCAGGGTCGACGGGGAGCGCCTCCAGGTGTTCCTCAACGGGGTCGAGATCAACGACTTCACCAACACCGACCCCGTCCGCAGCCTGAAGGACGGCCACATCGGCCTTCAGAACCACGGCGCGGACGACCAGGTCTCCTTCCGGAACATCCAGCTCAAGGAGGGGCCTGCTTAG
- a CDS encoding Gfo/Idh/MocA family oxidoreductase produces the protein MTSREASEKEAGAPPPLGIGMIGYSFMGAAHSQGWRTAGHVFDLPMRPHLAAICGRDETAVRTAAGKLGWAAAETDWRDLIARDDVQLVDICTPGDSHAEIAIAALEAGKHVLCEKPLANSVAEAEAMVRAAEAARSRGQLAMVGFNYRRVPAISYARKLIEEGRLGALRHVRVTYLQDWLVDAEFPLTWRLKREHAGSGALGDLGAHIVDLAQFLAGEPLVGVSAMTETFVRERPLLSGASAGLSATAGAETGPVTVDDAALFTGRLASGALASFEATRMAAGRKNALRLEINGEHGSLAFDLERLNELSFHDQSEPAVTAGFRRILVTESEHPYLDAWWPPGHGLGYEHTFVHQAKDLVEAIAAGTDPAPSFVDGLQVQRVLAAVEESAEKNAIYTPVPAPSGIES, from the coding sequence ATGACCAGCAGGGAAGCGTCGGAGAAGGAAGCCGGCGCACCGCCGCCACTCGGTATCGGCATGATCGGATACTCGTTCATGGGTGCCGCCCACTCCCAGGGCTGGCGCACGGCGGGACATGTCTTCGATCTGCCGATGCGGCCGCACCTCGCCGCCATCTGCGGGCGGGACGAGACGGCCGTCCGTACGGCAGCCGGAAAACTCGGCTGGGCCGCCGCGGAGACCGACTGGCGGGACCTCATCGCACGTGACGACGTGCAGCTGGTCGACATCTGTACGCCTGGGGACAGCCACGCGGAGATAGCGATCGCCGCGCTGGAGGCGGGCAAGCACGTCCTGTGCGAGAAGCCGCTCGCCAACTCGGTCGCCGAGGCCGAGGCCATGGTCCGGGCCGCCGAGGCGGCCAGGTCCCGCGGCCAGTTGGCCATGGTGGGCTTCAACTACCGGCGGGTGCCCGCCATCAGCTACGCCCGGAAGCTGATCGAGGAGGGACGGCTCGGCGCGCTGCGGCACGTACGGGTCACCTACCTCCAGGACTGGCTGGTGGACGCCGAGTTCCCCCTCACCTGGCGGCTCAAGCGTGAGCACGCGGGATCGGGGGCGCTCGGCGACCTGGGCGCGCACATCGTGGACCTCGCGCAGTTCCTGGCGGGGGAGCCGCTGGTGGGGGTCTCGGCGATGACCGAGACGTTCGTACGGGAGAGGCCGCTGCTGTCGGGGGCGTCGGCCGGACTCTCGGCGACCGCCGGCGCGGAGACGGGCCCGGTCACGGTGGACGACGCCGCCCTGTTCACGGGGCGGCTCGCCTCGGGGGCGCTGGCGTCCTTCGAGGCCACCCGGATGGCGGCGGGACGCAAGAACGCGCTGCGGCTGGAGATCAACGGCGAGCACGGTTCGCTCGCCTTCGATCTGGAGCGGCTCAACGAGCTGTCGTTCCACGACCAGTCGGAGCCCGCGGTCACCGCCGGCTTCCGGCGGATCCTCGTCACCGAGTCCGAGCACCCGTACCTCGACGCCTGGTGGCCGCCGGGCCACGGCCTCGGCTACGAGCACACCTTCGTGCACCAGGCCAAGGATCTGGTCGAGGCGATCGCCGCCGGAACCGATCCCGCGCCCTCCTTCGTCGACGGTCTCCAGGTGCAGCGGGTCCTCGCCGCGGTCGAGGAGAGCGCGGAGAAGAACGCCATCTACACACCCGTCCCGGCCCCGTCCGGAATCGAGTCCTAG
- a CDS encoding inositol-3-phosphate synthase has translation MTTNDSTAGRTGVWFVGARGSVATTAVAGCAAVTAGLHPATGMVAETPPFAGAGLPALSSLVFGGHDTASCPLPKRAEALTAAGVLPHGLPNTIAAELEAADAQIRIGGPMPGDTRDDDELIAAFADDITAFIRRTGVVRAVVVNVSSTEPEPAADDPRLPASSLYAAAALRAGCSYVNFTPSTGLRSAALADAVEAGGLPHAGRDGKTGQTLLRSVLAPMFVQRALDVRAWSGTNLLGGGDGAALADPAAAAAKNAGKERVLADTLGIAPEGEVHIDDVPALGEWKTAWDHIAFDGFLGSRMILQTIWQGCDSALAAPLVLDLARLVARAHEAGMSGPLPELGFYFKDPDGGPAALAEQFDALLSFAERLKESK, from the coding sequence GTGACCACCAACGATTCGACTGCAGGACGTACCGGAGTCTGGTTCGTAGGAGCACGCGGCTCCGTCGCGACGACAGCCGTCGCCGGCTGCGCGGCGGTCACCGCGGGGCTCCATCCCGCGACCGGCATGGTCGCCGAGACCCCGCCCTTCGCGGGCGCGGGCCTCCCGGCACTGTCCTCGCTGGTCTTCGGCGGACACGACACCGCGAGCTGCCCCCTGCCGAAGCGGGCCGAGGCGCTCACCGCCGCGGGTGTCCTCCCGCACGGCCTGCCCAACACGATCGCCGCCGAACTCGAAGCGGCCGACGCGCAGATCCGCATCGGCGGACCGATGCCCGGCGACACCCGGGACGACGACGAACTGATAGCCGCGTTCGCCGACGACATCACCGCCTTCATCCGCCGCACCGGCGTCGTGCGCGCCGTCGTCGTCAACGTCTCCTCCACCGAGCCCGAGCCCGCCGCCGACGACCCGCGGCTGCCGGCCAGCTCCCTCTACGCCGCCGCCGCGCTCAGGGCGGGCTGCTCCTACGTGAACTTCACTCCGTCGACCGGGCTGCGGAGCGCGGCCCTCGCGGACGCCGTCGAGGCCGGCGGACTTCCCCACGCGGGCCGCGACGGCAAGACAGGCCAGACGCTGCTCCGTTCCGTGCTCGCCCCGATGTTCGTCCAGCGCGCCCTCGACGTCAGGGCCTGGTCGGGCACCAATCTGCTGGGCGGCGGGGACGGAGCGGCGCTGGCCGACCCGGCGGCCGCCGCCGCCAAGAACGCGGGCAAGGAGCGGGTCCTCGCCGACACGCTCGGCATCGCGCCCGAGGGCGAGGTGCACATCGATGACGTGCCCGCGCTCGGCGAGTGGAAGACCGCCTGGGACCACATCGCCTTCGACGGGTTCCTCGGCTCCCGCATGATCCTCCAGACCATCTGGCAGGGCTGCGACTCGGCGCTCGCCGCGCCGCTCGTCCTGGACCTGGCCCGGCTGGTCGCCCGCGCCCACGAGGCCGGGATGAGCGGGCCGCTGCCCGAGCTGGGCTTCTACTTCAAGGACCCGGACGGCGGACCCGCCGCGCTCGCCGAACAGTTCGACGCGCTCCTCTCCTTCGCCGAGCGCCTGAAGGAGAGCAAGTGA
- a CDS encoding sugar phosphate isomerase/epimerase family protein: MPRPFTLFTGQWADLPLEEVCRLARDFGYDGLELACWGDHFEVDKALTDPGYLESRHQLLDKYGLKCWAISNHLVGQAVCDSIIDERHQGILPARIWGDGEAEGVRQRAAAEIKDTARAAAAFGVNTVIGFTGSSIWHLLAMFPPVPPGMIERGYEDFAERWNPILDVFDTEGVRFAHEVHPGEIAYDYWTTKQALEAVDHRPAFGLNFDPSHFVWQDLDPTGFLYDFRDRIYHVDCKEARKRLDGRNGRLGSHLPWGDPRRGWDFVSAGHGDVPWEDVFRMLRSINYEGPISVEWEDAGMDRLSGAPEALADLKRFDFDPPTASFDAAFGGGE; the protein is encoded by the coding sequence ATGCCACGCCCGTTCACGCTCTTCACCGGCCAGTGGGCCGATCTGCCCCTGGAAGAGGTCTGCCGGCTCGCCCGTGACTTCGGTTACGACGGTCTGGAACTGGCCTGCTGGGGCGACCACTTCGAGGTCGACAAGGCGCTCACCGATCCGGGCTATCTGGAGAGCCGTCACCAGCTGCTCGACAAGTACGGCCTCAAGTGCTGGGCGATCTCCAACCATCTCGTCGGCCAGGCGGTCTGCGACAGCATCATCGACGAGCGCCACCAGGGCATCCTGCCGGCCCGTATCTGGGGCGACGGGGAGGCCGAGGGCGTACGGCAGCGGGCCGCCGCGGAGATCAAGGACACCGCCAGGGCCGCCGCCGCGTTCGGGGTCAACACGGTGATCGGCTTCACCGGTTCGTCCATCTGGCATCTGCTGGCGATGTTCCCGCCGGTGCCGCCCGGCATGATCGAGCGGGGCTACGAGGACTTCGCCGAGCGGTGGAACCCGATCCTCGACGTCTTCGACACCGAGGGAGTGCGCTTCGCCCACGAGGTCCACCCGGGCGAGATCGCGTACGACTACTGGACGACGAAGCAGGCGCTCGAAGCGGTCGACCACCGGCCCGCGTTCGGGCTGAACTTCGACCCGAGCCACTTCGTCTGGCAGGACCTGGACCCGACCGGATTCCTCTACGACTTCCGGGACCGGATCTACCACGTCGACTGCAAGGAGGCGCGCAAGCGTCTCGACGGCCGTAACGGCAGGCTCGGTTCGCATCTGCCCTGGGGCGACCCGCGGCGCGGCTGGGACTTCGTCTCGGCCGGGCACGGCGACGTGCCGTGGGAGGACGTCTTCCGCATGCTGCGGTCGATCAACTACGAGGGCCCGATCTCGGTGGAGTGGGAGGACGCCGGTATGGACCGGCTCTCCGGCGCCCCCGAGGCGCTCGCCGATCTGAAGCGGTTCGACTTCGACCCGCCCACCGCGTCCTTCGACGCGGCCTTCGGCGGCGGCGAGTAG